A window of Proteus columbae contains these coding sequences:
- the ybaL gene encoding YbaL family putative K(+) efflux transporter, translating into MPHSTPLITTIVGGLALAYILGMIAQRLKISPLVGYLAAGVLAGPFTPGFVADTSLAPELAEIGVILLMFGVGLHFSLKDLMAVKAIAIPGAIAQIAVATLLGLGLSAFFGWGLFSGIVFGLCLSTASTVVLLRALEERGLIDSQRGQIAIGWLIVEDLAMVLALVLLPAIANMLESSDQTNISQLMINLGITIGKVVAFILIMMIVGRKLIPWILAKTAATGSRELFTLSVLALALGIAYGAVTLFDASFALGAFFAGMVLNESELSHRAAQDTLPLRDAFAVLFFVSVGMLFDPMVLIEHPLGILATLAIIIIGKSVAALVLVRMFGHSRRTALTISVSLAQIGEFAFILAGLGVALNVLEPDARNLVLAGALVSIMLNPVLFSLLDRYLAKTETKEEMEQLQQEELEEEMPVPVDICGHAIIVGYGRAGSMLAEKLLAQSIPLVIIENSRNKFAELKEKSLNTVLGNASTKESLALARIDCAKSLLLTIPNGYEAADVAETARSMNPDLNIIVRAHFDDIIVRANYDEEASFILEKGANHVVIDEDQTASAMADMLIKEVEFGCAIDDTPENGQQIIAPSAAQ; encoded by the coding sequence ATGCCGCATTCAACACCCCTCATTACCACCATTGTTGGTGGGTTAGCACTTGCTTACATTTTAGGCATGATCGCTCAACGGCTAAAAATCTCACCTTTAGTAGGATATCTTGCTGCGGGTGTACTCGCTGGTCCATTTACTCCTGGCTTTGTCGCTGATACATCTCTCGCTCCTGAACTCGCTGAAATTGGCGTTATTCTGCTTATGTTTGGTGTAGGTTTACACTTTTCGTTAAAAGATCTGATGGCAGTAAAAGCCATCGCTATTCCGGGTGCTATTGCTCAAATTGCAGTAGCAACACTATTAGGGTTGGGATTATCAGCATTTTTTGGCTGGGGTTTATTTAGTGGCATTGTATTCGGTTTGTGCCTATCAACAGCAAGTACCGTTGTTCTTTTGCGCGCGCTTGAAGAAAGAGGCCTGATTGATAGCCAACGAGGTCAAATTGCCATTGGTTGGTTGATTGTTGAAGACTTAGCAATGGTATTAGCCCTTGTTTTACTCCCAGCTATTGCCAATATGCTGGAAAGTAGCGATCAAACCAATATTTCTCAACTCATGATCAATTTAGGTATCACAATCGGTAAAGTCGTAGCCTTTATCTTAATCATGATGATTGTTGGTCGTAAGCTTATTCCTTGGATTTTAGCTAAAACCGCGGCAACTGGCTCTCGTGAGCTATTTACACTAAGTGTACTCGCCCTAGCTTTAGGTATCGCTTATGGCGCTGTAACCTTATTTGATGCTTCCTTCGCATTAGGGGCATTCTTTGCAGGTATGGTGCTTAATGAGTCTGAGTTAAGCCACAGAGCCGCGCAAGATACCTTGCCATTGCGTGATGCCTTTGCTGTTCTGTTCTTTGTGTCTGTTGGTATGCTGTTTGATCCAATGGTGTTAATTGAACATCCTCTTGGTATCTTAGCAACACTGGCTATCATTATTATTGGTAAATCTGTCGCCGCGTTGGTGCTTGTACGAATGTTTGGGCATTCCCGACGAACAGCCTTAACCATTTCTGTCAGTCTTGCTCAAATTGGTGAGTTTGCCTTTATCCTTGCGGGTCTAGGTGTAGCGCTAAACGTTTTAGAGCCAGATGCACGTAATCTTGTTTTAGCCGGTGCTTTAGTCTCGATTATGCTAAACCCAGTTCTGTTCTCTTTATTAGACCGTTATCTGGCAAAAACAGAAACCAAAGAAGAAATGGAACAGCTACAACAAGAAGAGCTGGAAGAAGAGATGCCTGTCCCTGTTGATATTTGTGGTCACGCCATTATCGTCGGTTATGGACGTGCAGGAAGCATGCTTGCTGAAAAATTATTAGCTCAATCTATTCCATTAGTGATTATCGAAAATAGTCGTAATAAATTTGCTGAGTTAAAAGAGAAAAGTTTAAATACCGTACTGGGTAATGCATCGACTAAAGAGTCACTTGCTTTAGCCCGTATTGATTGTGCTAAATCTTTATTACTGACGATACCTAATGGTTATGAAGCAGCCGATGTCGCTGAAACGGCAAGAAGTATGAACCCTGATTTAAATATCATTGTTCGCGCCCATTTTGACGATATTATCGTGCGAGCTAACTATGATGAAGAAGCTTCTTTTATCCTTGAAAAAGGCGCAAATCACGTCGTTATCGATGAAGATCAAACAGCATCTGCAATGGCGGATATGCTAATTAAAGAAGTTGAATTTGGTTGTGCTATTGATGATACACCTGAAAATGGTCAACAAATCATTGCACCTAGTGCAGCGCAATAA
- a CDS encoding MFS transporter, which translates to MSNADPTLPIEETDVLQRKANKRNTVFSILTAISFSHLLNDMIQSLILAIYPMLQSEFSLSFVQIGMITLTYQITASLLQPFIGLYTDKYPKPYSLPIGMGFTLTGLILLAFADTFPMLLLAAGLVGTGSSVFHPESSRVARMASGGRHGLAQSLFQVGGNLGSSLGPLLAALLIAPYGKGNVGWFSLAALLAIIVLLQVSRWYKIQQEAKKKQPNVLNKKAILPRKALFGSLAILLILIFSKYFYLASISSYYTFYLIHKFGVSVQNAQIHLFVFLFAVAAGTMIGGPVGDKIGRKYVIWGSILGVAPFTLILPYASLYWTGVLTVFIGVILASAFSAILVYAQELIPGKTGMVSGLFFGLAFGMGGIGAAVLGYIADQKSIEYVYHICAYLPLLGIFTIFLPNIGVDKTE; encoded by the coding sequence ATGAGCAATGCCGATCCAACGCTTCCCATAGAAGAAACTGACGTTTTACAACGAAAAGCCAATAAGCGTAATACGGTTTTTAGTATTTTAACTGCTATCAGTTTTTCACACCTTCTCAATGATATGATCCAATCATTGATATTAGCTATTTACCCTATGTTGCAATCTGAATTTTCTCTCAGCTTTGTGCAAATAGGGATGATAACGTTGACGTATCAAATTACAGCATCCTTGTTACAGCCTTTTATTGGTCTTTATACTGATAAATATCCTAAGCCTTACTCATTACCTATTGGTATGGGTTTTACGCTAACAGGGCTTATTCTTCTCGCCTTTGCTGATACATTCCCAATGTTATTACTCGCAGCAGGATTAGTCGGTACAGGCTCGTCTGTTTTTCATCCTGAATCATCTCGTGTTGCAAGAATGGCATCAGGTGGAAGACACGGACTAGCACAATCACTATTTCAAGTGGGTGGCAATTTAGGCAGCTCTTTAGGTCCTCTTTTGGCGGCTTTACTGATTGCTCCTTATGGCAAAGGTAATGTCGGTTGGTTCTCTCTTGCTGCATTACTGGCCATTATAGTGCTATTACAAGTTAGCCGTTGGTATAAAATTCAACAAGAAGCGAAGAAAAAACAACCTAACGTACTAAACAAAAAAGCAATATTGCCACGTAAAGCCCTTTTTGGCTCTTTAGCCATTTTACTTATTCTGATTTTTTCTAAGTATTTTTATCTTGCAAGCATCAGTAGCTACTATACTTTCTATTTAATACATAAATTTGGCGTTTCAGTACAAAATGCACAAATTCACCTATTTGTTTTCCTCTTTGCTGTCGCTGCTGGCACCATGATTGGTGGCCCCGTAGGCGATAAAATTGGCAGAAAATACGTTATTTGGGGATCTATTCTCGGTGTTGCGCCTTTTACGCTGATACTACCGTATGCCAGCCTTTACTGGACTGGCGTACTTACTGTATTCATTGGTGTGATCTTAGCTTCAGCATTTTCTGCTATCTTAGTTTATGCTCAAGAGTTAATTCCAGGTAAAACTGGCATGGTTTCAGGGCTTTTCTTTGGACTCGCTTTTGGGATGGGTGGTATTGGTGCTGCGGTCTTAGGATATATTGCAGATCAGAAGAGTATTGAATATGTCTATCATATCTGCGCTTATCTCCCACTGTTAGGTATTTTCACCATTTTTCTTCCTAATATTGGGGTAGATAAAACTGAATAA
- a CDS encoding inosine/guanosine kinase: MKFPGKRKSKHYFPVSLRDPLLQPIINMTESESSRAYIVGIDQTLVDIEAKVDEEFINRYNLSQGHSLVIEDDVAEALYRELTDNNLITHEFAGGTIGNTLHNYSVLADDRSVLLGTMCNNIQIGSYAYRYLCNTSSRTDLNYLQGVDGAIGRCFTLITENGERTFAISPGQMNQLKPESIPEGVIAEASALVLTAYLVRCKPGEPMPLATMKAIEYAKKYDVPVVLTLGTKYVIADDPQWWRDFLKEHVSVVAMNEDEAFELTGHADPLLASDVALEWVDLVLCTAGPAGLYMGGYTEHSFKRQTTHPLLPGAIAEFNRYEFSRAMRRKDCDEPEKVYSHIEPYMGGPEKIMNTNGAGDAALSALLHDITANSYHRINVPNSSKHPRTYLTYSSLAQVCKYANRVSYQVLSQHSPRLTRGLPEKEDSLEEAYWER; this comes from the coding sequence ATGAAATTCCCTGGCAAACGAAAATCCAAACACTATTTTCCCGTTAGTTTACGAGATCCTCTATTACAACCCATCATCAATATGACGGAGAGTGAATCCTCTCGCGCTTATATCGTGGGTATTGACCAAACATTGGTTGATATTGAAGCGAAAGTTGATGAAGAGTTTATTAACCGTTATAACTTGAGTCAGGGACACTCTCTTGTTATTGAAGATGATGTCGCAGAGGCACTTTATCGTGAATTAACAGACAATAATCTGATAACACACGAATTTGCTGGTGGCACTATTGGTAATACGCTACATAACTACTCTGTATTGGCTGACGACCGCTCTGTGTTATTAGGTACTATGTGTAATAACATTCAGATTGGTAGCTATGCTTATCGTTATTTATGTAACACATCTAGCCGTACAGATCTCAATTACCTTCAAGGTGTTGATGGTGCCATTGGGCGCTGCTTTACGCTGATCACGGAAAATGGTGAACGCACATTTGCTATTAGTCCCGGCCAAATGAATCAACTTAAACCTGAAAGCATTCCGGAAGGGGTGATTGCAGAAGCTTCCGCATTGGTGTTAACGGCTTACTTAGTTCGCTGTAAACCAGGTGAACCGATGCCACTAGCAACCATGAAAGCGATTGAGTATGCGAAAAAATATGATGTGCCGGTCGTTCTCACACTTGGCACAAAATATGTTATTGCAGATGATCCACAATGGTGGCGTGATTTCTTAAAAGAGCACGTTTCTGTTGTAGCCATGAATGAAGATGAAGCTTTTGAATTAACAGGACATGCTGATCCTCTGTTGGCTTCCGATGTTGCTTTAGAATGGGTTGATTTAGTGCTTTGTACTGCGGGACCTGCTGGGCTTTATATGGGGGGGTATACAGAGCACAGCTTTAAGCGCCAAACCACACATCCTTTATTACCCGGTGCTATTGCTGAATTTAATCGTTATGAATTTAGTCGTGCAATGCGCCGTAAAGATTGTGACGAGCCAGAGAAAGTCTATTCTCATATTGAACCTTATATGGGCGGCCCTGAAAAAATCATGAATACCAATGGTGCGGGTGATGCAGCATTATCAGCATTACTGCATGATATTACAGCAAATAGCTATCATCGCATTAATGTGCCAAATTCAAGTAAGCATCCTCGGACTTATTTAACTTATTCATCATTAGCACAAGTATGTAAATATGCTAACCGAGTGAGTTATCAAGTGTTAAGCCAGCATTCTCCACGCTTGACGCGCGGTTTACCTGAAAAAGAAGACAGCTTGGAAGAAGCCTATTGGGAACGATAA
- the wzz(fepE) gene encoding LPS O-antigen length regulator Wzz(fepE) — translation MNSKLSKPQSSEVDKGHFDDFYLKQNDEIDLFELFSVIYKSKFVIIGITLLFAIVGFTVASFLPQKWTSQAAITKPMLDEMKQLRATLTELSLVDVDTGVNGSSVYQKFINNYNSRVLREEYLISTDYYKRLLAKMENPTPLDKRKLIEEIVTKDINLKASDDKKSEDEFSGEINLSFTAPTSEEAYDLLSGYIRFISTKVRMEVKDEIDDQIERKLSFAQKAYEMDLERIANARNVNVQRLKYALEIANAAGVKKPISSEGAQIKDDPDYSIAMGSDALGSKLAITEAITDPTTVSTDLKNRLYNIQQLEKVKLGELQFVPFKYMLKPYEPTKKDAPKRALILVGAAFVGFILSVMGVLLSYMARSRRKTA, via the coding sequence ATGAATAGTAAGCTTTCAAAACCACAATCTTCAGAAGTTGATAAAGGACATTTTGACGATTTCTATCTAAAACAGAACGATGAAATCGATCTTTTTGAATTATTTTCTGTTATTTATAAATCAAAATTTGTCATTATTGGTATCACGTTATTATTTGCTATCGTTGGCTTTACTGTTGCAAGCTTTTTACCACAAAAATGGACGAGCCAAGCTGCAATTACCAAGCCAATGCTTGATGAGATGAAGCAATTAAGAGCAACATTGACTGAGCTTAGCTTAGTGGATGTTGATACTGGTGTGAATGGTTCATCTGTTTATCAAAAGTTTATCAATAACTATAACTCTCGTGTTTTACGTGAAGAATATTTAATAAGTACGGATTATTACAAACGTTTGTTGGCTAAAATGGAAAATCCAACGCCTCTGGATAAGCGTAAACTAATTGAAGAGATTGTAACGAAAGACATTAATCTAAAAGCTTCAGATGATAAAAAAAGTGAAGATGAGTTTAGTGGAGAAATTAATCTAAGCTTTACTGCACCAACTTCAGAAGAGGCTTATGATTTACTTTCTGGTTATATTCGTTTTATTTCCACCAAAGTACGTATGGAAGTAAAAGACGAAATTGATGACCAAATTGAACGTAAATTAAGTTTTGCGCAAAAAGCCTATGAAATGGATTTAGAGCGTATTGCCAATGCACGTAATGTGAATGTGCAACGTCTAAAATATGCGTTAGAAATTGCTAATGCTGCTGGCGTGAAAAAACCGATTTCAAGTGAAGGTGCGCAGATTAAAGATGATCCTGATTACTCTATCGCAATGGGTTCTGATGCATTAGGCAGTAAACTGGCAATCACAGAAGCTATTACTGATCCAACAACAGTAAGCACTGATCTGAAAAACCGTTTATACAATATTCAACAGTTAGAAAAAGTGAAATTAGGCGAGCTTCAATTTGTACCATTCAAATATATGTTGAAGCCTTACGAACCGACTAAAAAAGATGCACCTAAACGTGCTCTGATTTTAGTGGGTGCTGCTTTTGTTGGTTTCATTCTGTCTGTTATGGGTGTTTTACTGAGCTATATGGCAAGAAGCCGTCGTAAAACCGCATAA
- the adk gene encoding adenylate kinase — protein MRIILLGAPGAGKGTQAQFIKENYGIPQISTGDMLRAAVSAGTELGLKAKALMDNGQLVTDELVIALVKERIKQDDCRNGFLLDGFPRTIPQADAMKEAGINVDFVLEFAVPDEIIVDRIIGRRVHAPSGRVYHVKFNPPKVENRDDVTGEELTTRKDDQEETVRKRLVEYHTQTAPLVSYYQNEAKANNAKYFKVDGTQKVSEINAELKSILG, from the coding sequence ATGCGTATCATTCTGCTAGGCGCTCCAGGCGCTGGTAAAGGCACTCAGGCTCAATTCATTAAAGAAAACTATGGTATCCCACAGATTTCAACTGGTGATATGTTACGTGCGGCAGTAAGTGCAGGTACAGAACTAGGACTGAAAGCAAAAGCACTGATGGACAATGGTCAGTTAGTGACTGATGAATTAGTTATTGCGTTAGTTAAAGAGCGCATCAAACAAGACGATTGCCGTAATGGTTTCTTGTTGGATGGGTTCCCAAGAACAATTCCACAAGCTGATGCAATGAAAGAAGCGGGTATTAACGTGGATTTCGTACTGGAATTCGCTGTACCGGATGAAATCATTGTCGATCGTATTATTGGTCGTCGTGTTCACGCACCATCAGGTCGTGTTTATCATGTGAAATTTAATCCACCTAAAGTGGAAAATCGTGATGACGTGACGGGTGAAGAATTAACAACGCGTAAAGATGACCAAGAAGAAACTGTTCGTAAACGTTTAGTTGAGTACCATACTCAAACTGCACCATTAGTTTCTTATTACCAAAATGAAGCTAAAGCAAACAATGCGAAATACTTCAAAGTTGATGGTACACAAAAAGTAAGCGAAATTAACGCTGAACTGAAAAGTATCCTTGGCTAA
- the hemH gene encoding ferrochelatase, producing MNDAKYGVLLVNLGTPDAPTTGAVRRYLAQFLSDPRVVDVSPLIWKPILQGAILPFRSPKVAKLYQQIWMDEGSPLLVYSRAQQRAVAQRLPNIPVELGMCYGNPSLNEGVEKLLQQGVENIILLPLYPQYSCSTSAAVFDGVSRIFKDMRTMPSLHFIRSYPTHPLYIKALVTSIEKSFQQYGKPNRLILSFHGIPERFIKTGDIYYDECCLTTEKLKEQLEEKLGYPKEQVMLTFQSRFGREPWLSPYTDKTMEKLGSEGIEHVQVVCPGFSSDCLETLEEINEQNREFFIHGGGKQYEYIPALNDDPEHIDLLEAMIREVCKK from the coding sequence ATGAATGATGCTAAGTATGGTGTTCTTTTGGTTAATCTAGGCACACCTGATGCGCCGACAACGGGGGCTGTTCGACGTTATTTGGCACAATTTCTTAGCGATCCTCGTGTTGTTGATGTTTCTCCTTTGATTTGGAAACCAATATTACAAGGGGCTATATTACCGTTTCGCTCACCTAAAGTGGCTAAATTGTATCAACAGATTTGGATGGATGAGGGATCGCCACTTTTAGTTTATAGTCGAGCGCAACAACGTGCGGTTGCTCAGCGATTACCTAATATCCCTGTAGAGTTAGGAATGTGTTATGGCAATCCATCACTAAATGAAGGGGTTGAAAAACTATTACAACAAGGTGTTGAGAACATTATTTTGTTACCACTTTATCCTCAATACTCTTGCTCTACTTCTGCTGCGGTATTTGATGGTGTCAGTCGAATTTTTAAAGACATGCGTACAATGCCCTCTCTTCACTTTATTCGTAGTTATCCTACTCATCCGCTTTATATCAAAGCACTTGTCACCTCTATTGAGAAAAGTTTTCAGCAATATGGCAAACCCAATCGTTTAATTCTCTCTTTCCACGGTATACCTGAGCGTTTTATCAAAACGGGTGATATTTATTACGATGAGTGTTGCCTCACAACAGAAAAATTAAAAGAGCAATTAGAAGAGAAGCTAGGTTATCCTAAAGAACAAGTCATGTTGACATTCCAGTCACGTTTTGGCCGTGAACCTTGGCTATCGCCTTATACGGATAAAACGATGGAAAAACTGGGAAGTGAAGGGATTGAACATGTACAGGTTGTGTGCCCAGGATTTTCATCTGATTGTTTGGAAACATTAGAAGAAATTAATGAACAGAACCGAGAGTTCTTTATTCATGGTGGTGGTAAACAGTATGAATACATTCCGGCATTAAATGATGATCCTGAGCATATTGACTTGCTAGAAGCGATGATCAGAGAGGTATGCAAAAAATAA